A window of Streptomyces sp. NBC_01689 genomic DNA:
CTTGGTGTGCTCGTGGTTCTTGGACGGGCCGCCCTCCACGAGATAGCTCGCGAGGGTGAACGGCGCGCCCGCGAAGCCGATGAGGGGCGTCTCGCCCAGCTCGGCCGTCAGGAGCTTGATCGCGTCGGTGACGTACGAGACGTCGTCCGGGGTGAGGTCGCGCAGCTGCGCCAGGTCGGCGCGGGTGCGGATCGGCTTCTCGACGACCGGGCCGACGCCCGGCTTGATGTCGAGGTCGATGCCGATGGCCTTCAGCGGGACGACGATGTCGCTGAAGTAGATCGCCGCGTCCACGCCGTGCCGGCGCACCGGCTGGAGGGTGATCTCGGCGACCAGCTCCGGCCGCATGCAGGACTCCAGCATCGGGATGCCCTCGCGCACCTTGAGGTACTCGGGCAGCGAGCGACCGGCCTGCCGCATGAACCACACCGGCGTGTGCGGCACGGGCTCGCGCCTGCACGCCTTCAGGAAGGCGGACTCGTACGTGGCTGTCGGCGGCTGGCCCGCGGCGGGGCGGTCATTGGCACTCACGACGGAAAGTCTCCCACGCCCCGCGGGGCCTCCGGTGCCGGGCACCGGGGCGCACGCGCACCCCGGCCCGGCGCCCGGACCGGCTCGTTCGCGCGGCGCGAACCGGACAGTGGTCCCACGCACGGGTGTCTCTCCCTGCGCGCGGGCCCAGTTCCCCTTAATCTTCCCCGCATGGCTGCGGCTCAGGGACGACTGTCGGACGGCGCTGGGGGAATGGACGATGCCAAGGAGGGGGACCAAGATGCGAAGGAGACTGCTCCGTTGCCGTTCCGGGCCGCCGTCGACGCGCTGAAGGGGGCCCGCCTGCGGCCGGAGATCGAGATCGACCCGACGCGTCCGCCGCAGCGCCTGGCCCCGTACTCGTACGCGCTGGAGGCCGCGGTCGTCGCCGAGGACGAGGATCTCGCGGACGGCCGGCTGGTCCTGCTGCACGACCCCGCGGGCCACGAGGCCTGGCAGGGCGCCTTCCGCCTGGTGACCCTGATCCGCGCCGAGCTGGAGCCGGAGATGGCCGCCGATCCGCTGCTGCCCGACGTCTCCTGGTCGTGGCTGACCGGCGCCCTGCAGGCCCGCGGTCTGTCGTACGGCGAGCCGAGCGGCACCGTGACCCGGGCGAGTTCGCACTACTTCGGGGGGCTGGCCGAGCGCCCGGCCGCGTCGCAGATCGAGATCCGCGCCTCCTGGACACCGCGCGAGGGGCTGGGCGGCGTCCCGGACACGGCCGCGCATCTGGCCGCCTGGTGCGACCTGCTCTGTCAGATCGCGGGCCTGCCGCCGGCCGGGCCGGGCGACGCCTCGGTGGTGACGCTGCCGCAGCGGCGGGGGCCCCAGTCGCGCTGAGCACCCGGCGGTGAGCGCGCCGAGGCACTCACCGAGCCGCTCACCGCAGCCTCCTCGCCGCCCCGAGCCGGGCGGCACTTTCTTGTCCGCCCCCTCCGCGCGGACCGCGCGCCACCCCGCACGAACGGACGTACGAGTACCGGACAGCCGGTCGGGGTTCTTACCGAGGCTTTGTCGATACGGCCACTTTCAGCCGTGTCGCGACACGGAACGACTCGGTTCGATCTTCGGATGATCGATCGCGTGTCCGAATTGCACGGATTGTTACTCACCAAATCGTGATCATTCTCTAAAGGAGAACGGGTTTGGTGCCGAAGACGACTGTGACCTTGAAAGCACGGTTCGTCCCGGCTTCATCCCCAGAGCCGGTCCCGTCCCGCACCCCAGGAGGCCTGGTGTCCGTTCTCCTCGAGCAGCCCGCAAGCCTGGTCGCCTACCGCCCGAACAAGCCGACCGCCATGGTGGTCGTGGCCGACCCACGGGTCCGTTCCACCGTCACACGCCACCTCTGGGCGCTCGGAGTGCGCGACGTCATCGAGGCGTCGTCCGTCGCGGAGGCCCGTCCCCGAATCGGCAACCCGCGCGACATCTGTGTCGCCGACGTCCACCTTCCCGACGGCAGCGGGCTCACCCTGCTGTCCGAGACCCGGGCCGCCGGCTGGCCCAACGGCCTCGCCCTGTCCGCCGCCGACGACATCGGCGCCGTACGCAACGCCCTGGCGGGCGGCGTCAAGGGCTATGTCGTCACCGGCACCCGCACCAACGTCGGGCTCCCCACCCGGCCCGGCGCGGCGCCCATCGGCTCGGCCGCCGCCCGTATGCACCGCCGCCCCCCGGGTGCCCCGAGCCACCCGGGCGGCTACCGCGAGCTCTCCGGCCGTGAGGTCGAGGTGCTCCGGCTGGTCGCGGAGGGCCAGTCGAACAAGGCCATCGGCGTCTCGATGGGCCTGTCCGCGCTGACCGTCAAGAGCCACCTCGCCCGCATCGCCCGCAAGCTCGGCACGGGCGACCGCGCCGGGATGGTGGCGGTGGCCCTGCGGACGGGGATCATCCACTGACCACGCCCACGAGAACACCCGGCCGCACCCCGTCCACCCGTTCGTGAACGCGATCTTTCACCGACCTGACTGGTTTACGACCCTCATACGCCCGTCGACGGAACGTTCCGTCGGCGGGCGTAGTCCATCCACGGATACCCTTGACAGGTGACCGACGCCCAAGAGACCGCAGAAGACAGCTCACTGCGAACCACCGGAGGCGGCCCTCCGGACGACGTCGAATCGGCGCCGATCCCTTTGCTCGAGCCCCGGGAGGGCATTCCGCCCGTCGTGGCGGACGAGTCCTCGCTCGCCGAGGTGATCGCCGCGTTCGCCGCCGGAACCGGCCCCGTGGCCGTCGACGCCGAACGCGCGTCCGGCTACCGCTACGGCCAGCGCGCCTACCTGGTGCAGCTGCGCCGCGCGGGGGCGGGCAGCGCATTGATCGACCCCGTCGCCTGTCCCGACCTGTCGGGGCTCGGTGAGGCGATCTCCGGCGTGGAGTGGGTGCTGCACGCGGCCACCCAGGACCTGCCCTGCCTGCGGGAGATAGGCATGGTGCCGACGCGGCTGTTCGACACCGAGCTGGCCGGCCGTCTCGCCGGGTTCCCCCGGGTGGGCCTCGGCGCCATGGTGGAGAGCGTCCTCGGTTTCGTCCTGGAGAAGGGACACTCCGCGGTCGACTGGTCCACCCGCCCCCTGCCCGAGCCCTGGCTGCGCTACGCCGCGCTCGACGTGGAACTGCTCGTGGACCTGCGCGACGCCCTGGAGAAGGAGCTCGACCGGCAGGGCAAGCTGGAATGGGCCCAGCAGGAGTTCGACGCGATCGCGCAGGCCGAGCCCGCGCCGCCGCGCAAGGACCCCTGGCGCCGTACGTCGGGCATGCACAAGGTGCGCCGCCGCCGTCAGATGGCGGTCGTACGGGAGCTGTGGGAGACCCGGGACCGGGTCGCCCAGCGCCGCGACATCTCACCCGGCAAGGTCCTCGGGGACGCGGCGATCGTCGAGGCCGCCCTCTCCCTGCCTCCCAATGTGCACGCCCTGTCCGCGCTGAACGGCTACGGGCACCGCATGGGGCGGCGCCAGCTGGAGCAGTGGCAGGCCGCGGTCGACCGCGCCAAGGCGCTGCCCGACGCCGAGCTCCCGCAGCCGGGGCAGCCGGTGACCGGCCCGCCCCCGCCGCGGGCCTGGGCGGACAAGGACCCGGCCGCCGCCGCCCGGCTCTCCGCCGCGCGCGCCGCCGTGTCCGCGCTGGCCGAGCAGCTCAACATGCCGCAGGAGAACCTGATCACTCCGGACACCGTGCGGCGGGTGTGCTGGGAGCCGCCGGCCCCCGCCGACGCGGGGTCCGTGGCCGCCGCGCTCGCCGGGTACGGCGCCCGGCCCTGGCAGGTCGAACAGGTGACACCGGTCCTGGTGACCTCCCTGTCCGCCGACCACTGACGCCCCGCATCCCCAGGAGGGACGGGCCCGCGCTTCCCCGTGACGCGGGCCCGCCCCCTCGCCGGGTTCGCCCCTCCACCCTCCGCCTGCTCCGCCAGGTGCCCGGGCGGCCCGATCCTGCCGCCCCCGCCGGCGGGGGCGGGCGCCACACCCACCACAGGCGCCCCACTCCCCCCAAGACCT
This region includes:
- a CDS encoding DUF3000 domain-containing protein, with product MDDAKEGDQDAKETAPLPFRAAVDALKGARLRPEIEIDPTRPPQRLAPYSYALEAAVVAEDEDLADGRLVLLHDPAGHEAWQGAFRLVTLIRAELEPEMAADPLLPDVSWSWLTGALQARGLSYGEPSGTVTRASSHYFGGLAERPAASQIEIRASWTPREGLGGVPDTAAHLAAWCDLLCQIAGLPPAGPGDASVVTLPQRRGPQSR
- a CDS encoding response regulator transcription factor translates to MSVLLEQPASLVAYRPNKPTAMVVVADPRVRSTVTRHLWALGVRDVIEASSVAEARPRIGNPRDICVADVHLPDGSGLTLLSETRAAGWPNGLALSAADDIGAVRNALAGGVKGYVVTGTRTNVGLPTRPGAAPIGSAAARMHRRPPGAPSHPGGYRELSGREVEVLRLVAEGQSNKAIGVSMGLSALTVKSHLARIARKLGTGDRAGMVAVALRTGIIH
- a CDS encoding ribonuclease D, whose amino-acid sequence is MTDAQETAEDSSLRTTGGGPPDDVESAPIPLLEPREGIPPVVADESSLAEVIAAFAAGTGPVAVDAERASGYRYGQRAYLVQLRRAGAGSALIDPVACPDLSGLGEAISGVEWVLHAATQDLPCLREIGMVPTRLFDTELAGRLAGFPRVGLGAMVESVLGFVLEKGHSAVDWSTRPLPEPWLRYAALDVELLVDLRDALEKELDRQGKLEWAQQEFDAIAQAEPAPPRKDPWRRTSGMHKVRRRRQMAVVRELWETRDRVAQRRDISPGKVLGDAAIVEAALSLPPNVHALSALNGYGHRMGRRQLEQWQAAVDRAKALPDAELPQPGQPVTGPPPPRAWADKDPAAAARLSAARAAVSALAEQLNMPQENLITPDTVRRVCWEPPAPADAGSVAAALAGYGARPWQVEQVTPVLVTSLSADH